One part of the Arabidopsis thaliana chromosome 4, partial sequence genome encodes these proteins:
- the XDH1 gene encoding xanthine dehydrogenase 1 (xanthine dehydrogenase 1 (XDH1); CONTAINS InterPro DOMAIN/s: Aldehyde oxidase/xanthine dehydrogenase (InterPro:IPR016208), Ferredoxin (InterPro:IPR001041), Molybdopterin dehydrogenase, FAD-binding (InterPro:IPR002346), [2Fe-2S]-binding (InterPro:IPR002888), FAD-binding, type 2, subdomain 1 (InterPro:IPR016167), FAD-binding, type 2 (InterPro:IPR016166), CO dehydrogenase flavoprotein, C-terminal (InterPro:IPR005107), 2Fe-2S ferredoxin, iron-sulphur binding site (InterPro:IPR006058), CO dehydrogenase flavoprotein-like, FAD-binding, subdomain 2 (InterPro:IPR016169), Aldehyde oxidase/xanthine dehydrogenase, a/b hammerhead (InterPro:IPR000674), Aldehyde oxidase/xanthine dehydrogenase, molybdopterin binding (InterPro:IPR008274); BEST Arabidopsis thaliana protein match is: xanthine dehydrogenase 2 (TAIR:AT4G34900.1); Has 21952 Blast hits to 20911 proteins in 1336 species: Archae - 451; Bacteria - 13165; Metazoa - 1072; Fungi - 101; Plants - 265; Viruses - 0; Other Eukaryotes - 6898 (source: NCBI BLink).) produces MGSLKKDGEIGDEFTEALLYVNGVRRVLPDGLAHMTLLEYLRDLGLTGTKLGCGEGGCGACTVMVSSYDRKSKTSVHYAVNACLAPLYSVEGMHVISIEGLGHRKLGLHPVQESLASSHGSQCGFCTPGFIMSMYSLLRSSKNSPSEEEIEECLAGNLCRCTGYRPIVDAFRVFAKSDDALYCGVSSLSLQDGSTICPSTGKPCSCGSKTTNEVASCNEDRFQSISYSDIDGAKYTDKELIFPPELLLRKLTPLKLRGNGGITWYRPVCLQNLLELKANYPDAKLLVGNTEVGIEMRLKRLQYQVLISVAQVPELNALNVNDNGIEVGSALRLSELLRLFRKIVKERPAHETSACKAFIEQLKWFAGTQIRNVACIGGNICTASPISDLNPLWMASRAEFRITNCNGDVRSIPAKDFFLGYRKVDMGSNEILLSVFLPWTRPLEYVKEFKQAHRRDDDIAIVNGGMRVFLEDKGQQLFVSDASIAYGGVAPLSLCARKTEEFLIGKNWNKDLLQDALKVIQSDVVIKEDAPGGMVEFRKSLTLSFFFKFFLWVSHNVNNANSAIETFPPSHMSAVQPVPRLSRIGKQDYETVKQGTSVGSSEVHLSARMQVTGEAEYTDDTPVPPNTLHAAFVLSKVPHARILSIDDSAAKSSSGFVGLFLAKDIPGDNMIGPIVPDEELFATDVVTCVGQVIGVVVADTHENAKTAAGKVDVRYEELPAILSIKEAINAKSFHPNTEKRLRKGDVELCFQSGQCDRVIEGEVQMGGQEHFYLEPNGSLVWTVDGGSEVHMISSTQAPQKHQKYVSHVLGLPMSKVVCKTKRIGGGFGGKETRSAFIAAAASVPSYLLNRPVKLILDRDVDMMITGHRHSFLGKYKVGFTNEGKILALDLEIYNNGGNSLDLSLSVLERAMFHSDNVYEIPHVRIVGNVCFTNFPSNTAFRGFGGPQGMLITENWIQRIAAELNKSPEEIKEMNFQVEGSVTHYCQTLQHCTLHQLWKELKVSCNFLKARREADEFNSHNRWKKRGVAMVPTKFGISFTTKFMNQAGALVHVYTDGTVLVTHGGVEMGQGLHTKVAQVAASAFNIPLSSVFVSETSTDKVPNASPTAASASSDMYGAAVLDACEQIIARMEPVASKHNFNTFTELVSACYFQRIDLSAHGFHIVPDLGFDWISGKGNAFRYYTYGAAFAEVEIDTLTGDFHTRAADIMLDLGYSLNPAIDVGQIEGAFVQGLGWVALEELKWGDAAHKWIKPGSLLTCGPGNYKIPSINDMPFNLNVSLLKGNPNTKAIHSSKAVGEPPFFLASSVFFAIKEAIKAARTEVGLTDWFPLESPATPERIRMACFDEFSAPFVNSDFYPNLSV; encoded by the exons ATGGGTTCACTGAAAAAGGACGGCGAGATCGGAGATGAGTTTACGGAGGCGTTACTGTACGTTAACGGCGTTCGTAGAGTCTTGCCTGATGGATTGGCTCATATGACACTTCTCGAATATCTCAGAG ATTTAGGATTGACCGGTACAAAGCTGGGATGCGGCGAAGGTGGTTGTGGGGCTTGCACGGTGATGGTGTCTAGTTATGACAGGAAGTCAAAGACCTCTGT GCATTATGCTGTCAACGCTTGCCTAGCACCTCTCTATTCTGTAGAAGGGATGCATGTAATATCCATTGAGGGACTTGGGCATCGCAAACTTGGCTTGCACCCTGTCCAG GAGTCTTTGGCATCTTCCCATGGTTCCCAATGTGGGTTTTGTACTCCCGGGTTTATCATGTCCATGTATTCGTTGTTGAGGTCAAGTAAAAACTCACCTTCTGAGGAGGAGATTGAAGAATGTCTTGCAGGAAATCTATGTCGTTGTACTGGTTATCGACCCATTGTTGATGCGTTTCGGGTTTTTGCAAAATCTGATGATGCTCTCTACTGTGGTGTATCTTCACTTAGCCTTCAAGATGGTTCTACTATTTGCCCATCTACTGGCAAACCTTGCTCTTGTggatcaaaaacaacaaatgaagTTGCCAGTTGTAATGAAGATAGATTTCAGTCAATCTCTTATAGTGATATAGATGGAGCTAAGTATACAGATAAGGAGCTTATTTTCCCCCCTGAACTTTTGCTGAGGAAGTTAACTCCCTTAAAGTTAAGGGGAAATGGGGGGATTACCTGGTATAGACCCGTATGTCTTCAGAACTTGCTTGAGCTCAAAGCAAATTATCCTGATGCAAAACTACTGGTAGGTAATACAGAGGTGGGAATCGAAATGAGATTGAAGAGGTTACAGTATCAGGTGCTGATCTCTGTTGCTCAAGTCCCAGAACTCAACGCATTGAATGTCAATGACAATGGGATAGAGGTTGGTTCAGCTTTGAGACTTTCTGAACTCCTGAGGTTATTCAGGAAGATAGTAAAGGAGCGTCCTGCACATGAAACATCAGCATGCAAGGCTTTTATCGAACAGCTGAAGTGGTTTGCTGGGACACAAATAAGAAATGTTGCTTGCATTGGTGGAAACATCTGTACAGCTAGTCCAATATCTGATTTAAATCCTCTTTGGATGGCTTCAAGAGCAGAGTTTCGGATAACCAACTGCAATGGAGATGTTAGGTCTATACCTGCAAAAGATTTCTTCCTCGGTTATCGTAAAGTGGATATGGGGAGCAACGAGATCTTGTTGTCGGTATTCCTTCCATGGACAAGACCCTTAGAGTATGTGAAAGAATTTAAGCAGGCCCATCGCAGGGATGATGATATAGCTATTGTCAATGGTGGAATGCGTGTGTTTCTTGAAGACAAGGGTCAACAATTGTTCGTTTCTGATGCATCCATTGCTTATGGAGGTGTGGCTCCTCTTTCTTTGTGTGCGAGAAAGACTGAAGAGTTTCTAATTGGAAAGAATTGGAATAAAGATCTTCTGCAGGATGCGCTTAAGGTCATACAGAGCGATGTCGTGATTAAGGAAGATGCTCCTGGGGGAATGGTGGAGTTTCGGAAATCTCTAACcctaagcttcttctttaaatttttcttatgGGTTTCTCATAATGTCAATAATGCAAATTCTGCGATAGAGACCTTCCCACCCTCCCATATGTCAGCTGTGCAACCTGTTCCTCGGTTATCTAGAATTGGAAAACAAGACTATGAGACAGTAAAGCAGGGAACATCTGTTGGCTCGTCGGAGGTGCATCTTTCAGCGAGAATGCAG GTCACAGGGGAAGCGGAATATACTGATGATACTCCAGTACCTCCTAATACCTTACATGCTGCCTTTGTGCTAAGCAAAGTGCCACATGCCCGCATCCTTTCAATCGATGATTCGGCAGCCAAATCTTCATCTGGTTTTGTTGGTCTGTTTCTTGCCAAAGATATTCCTGGGGATAATATGATTGGACCAATTGTTCCCGACGAAGAATTATTTGCTACAGATGTGGTCACGTGTGTGGGACAA GTCATTGGTGTGGTCGTCGCGGATACACATGAAAATGCAAAAACTGCAGCAGGAAAAGTTGACGTTAGGTATGAGGAACTACCAGCAATATTATCAATCAAGGAGGCTATTAATGCTAAAAGTTTCCATCCGAACACAGAGAAAAGGCTAAGAAAAGGGGATGTCGAGCTGTGTTTTCAATCTGGTCAGTGTGACAGGGTAATAGAGGGAGAGGTTCAAATGGGTGGTCAGGAACACTTCTACTTGGAGCCTAATGGTAGTTTGGTTTGGACAGTAGATGGGGGCAGCGAAGTTCATATGATTTCATCCACACAG GCTCCTCAAAAGCACCAGAAATATGTGTCGCATGTTCTTGGTCTTCCGATGTCTAAAGTGGTATGCAAAACCAAACGAATTGGTGGTGGCTTTGGTGGTAAAGAAACAAGATCAGCTTTCATTGCTGCGGCAGCTTCTGTTCCTTCCTACCTATTGAATCGACCTGTGAAACTCATACTGGACCGAGATGTGGACATGATGATAACTGGTCATCGTCATAGTTTTCTTGGAAAGTACAAG GTTGGATTTACGAACGAAGGAAAAATATTGGCGTTGGACCTTGAAATTTACAACAATGGTGGCAACTCTTTGGATCTCTCCCTTTCTGTTCTTGAACGTGCCATGTTTCACTCGGATAACGTTTATGAGATCCCGCATGTAAGGATTGTTGGGAATGTTTGCTTTACTAATTTTCCTAGCAACACTGCTTTCCGAGGGTTTGGAGGCCCCCAAGGTATGCTTATAACTGAAAACTGGATTCAAAGAATCGCAGCTGAGCTTAATAAAAGCcctgaagaaatcaaa GAGATGAACTTTCAAGTGGAAGGATCAGTCACCCATTACTGTCAGACTCTTCAGCACTGCACATTGCATCAGCTCTGGAAAGAGCTGAAAGTATCGTGCAACTTCTTAAAGGCCCGCAGAGAAGCTGACGAATTTAATAGTCATAATCGGTGGAAAAAGCGTGGTGTAGCTATGGTTCCCACAAAATTTGGCATATCATTTACCACAAAGTTCATGAATCAG GCCGGAGCTCTTGTTCATGTTTACACTGACGGGACTGTTTTAGTGACTCATGGTGGTGTGGAGATGGGTCAAGGATTGCATACAAAGGTCGCTCAAGTTGCTGCATCCGCCTTTAACATTCCACTTAGCTCAGTTTTCGTGTCAGAGACAAGCACTGACAAG GTTCCTAATGCGTCACCAACTGCTGCTTCTGCGAGCTCTGATATGTATGGTGCTGCAGTTTTAGACGCTTGTGAGCAGATTATAGCAAGAATGGAACCTGTTGCATCTAAGCACAATTTCAACACATTTACTgag CTAGTAAGTGCCTGCTACTTTCAACGGATAGACCTATCAGCTCATGGTTTTCACATAGTTCCTGATCTTGGGTTTGACTGGATATCTGGAAAAGGGAACGCCTTTAGATATTACACATATGGAGCTGCCTTTGCGGAAGTTGAGATAGATACATTGACTGGTGATTTCCACACAAGAGCAGCTGATATAATGTTGGACCTCGGATATTCTCTTAACCCAGCCATTGATGTTGGACAA ATAGAAGGAGCGTTTGTACAAGGACTGGGTTGGGTAGCTTTAGAAGAACTCAAATGGGGAGATGCAGCTCATAAATGGATTAAACCAGGAAGTTTACTCACTTGCGGACCCGGAAACTACAAAATACCTTCCATCAACGACATGCCGTTCAACCTCAATGTTTCGCTTCTCAAG GGGAATCCGAATACAAAGGCAATACATTCATCTAAAGCAGTGGGTGAGCCACCATTCTTTCTTGCATCATCGGTTTTCTTTGCGATAAAGGAAGCTATTAAAGCGGCTAGAACCGAGGTGGGTCTCACAGACTGGTTCCCTCTAGAGAGTCCAGCCACTCCAGAGCGTATCAGGATGGCTTGTTTCGACGAATTTTCAGCTCCTTTTGTAAATTCAGATTTCTACCCTAATCTTAGTGTTTGA